Proteins found in one Miscanthus floridulus cultivar M001 chromosome 4, ASM1932011v1, whole genome shotgun sequence genomic segment:
- the LOC136551147 gene encoding uncharacterized protein, with protein MASVGFGTVAPTVASPAARTTSPAGRRARHSTAHVPAATKVVTAASAAKQQEEKGLFDTIFSALYKEEQLLETDPILNKVAGKAAAPAPKKAATAAAAPEESGGNGGFSLGGFFSSKPKTKKG; from the coding sequence ATGGCATCAGTAGGCTTCGGCACGGTCGCGCCGACCGTGGCATCGCCGGCGGCCCGGACGACGAGTCCGGCCGGCCGCCGCGCACGGCACTCCACGGCGCACGTCCCTGCCGCGACCAAGGTCGTCACAGCGGCGTCGGCGGCGAAGCAGCAAGAGGAGAAGGGCCTGTTCGACACCATCTTCAGCGCGCTGTACAAGGAGGAGCAGCTGCTGGAGACGGACCCCATCCTAAACAAGGTGGCGGGCAAGGCCGCCGCCCCGGCGCCGAAgaaagccgccaccgccgccgccgctccggaAGAGAGCGGCGGCAACGGCGGGTTCAGCCTCGGCGGGTTCTTCTCCTCCAAGCCCAAGACCAAGAAAGGGTGA
- the LOC136548233 gene encoding uncharacterized protein — translation MAMFSSSILSELTSRSISFLIDKCLRQTSPPTVEETLSNLQRLLFRVQVIVEEADERHISNHAMLRQLSQIRKEMYRGYHSLDTFRCRGAHEEENRLAYTTRAYRCLDQFHSGQEMWMLGFVV, via the exons ATGGCCATGTTCTCGTCTTCAATTTTGAGTGAACTTACCAGTAGATCCATATCGTTCCTGATCGACAAATGCTTGAGGCAGACCTCGCCGCCAACAGTAGAGGAGACGCTGAGCAACCTACAGCGGCTTCTCTTCCGGGTTCAGGTCATCGTCGAGGAGGCCGATGAGCGGCACATCAGCAACCATGCCATGCTGCGGCAACTGAGCCAGATAAGGAAGGAGATGTACAGAGGGTATCACTCGCTTGACACATTCAGATGCCGAGGAGCCCATGAGGAGGAGAACAGA CTAGCCTACACTACACGTGCATACAGGTGCTTGGATCAGTTCCACTCGGGCCAGGAGATGTGGATGTTGGGCTTCGTGGTCTGA